One window from the genome of Pseudomonadota bacterium encodes:
- a CDS encoding IS630 family transposase, with product VFTSVTDLKRKLMRYVRQYNKSPKTVKWKYFDPTRRIATESAVTGH from the coding sequence GTTTTTACCTCGGTGACTGATCTGAAGCGTAAGCTCATGCGCTACGTACGCCAGTACAACAAGTCGCCAAAGACCGTGAAGTGGAAGTACTTCGACCCAACGCGCCGAATCGCTACTGAATCAGCTGTTACAGGACACTAG